One part of the Haliotis asinina isolate JCU_RB_2024 chromosome 2, JCU_Hal_asi_v2, whole genome shotgun sequence genome encodes these proteins:
- the LOC137272437 gene encoding uncharacterized protein isoform X2, producing the protein MWDTVVLGAAPPTSGLRTEAEFKPPQGIRHSRSSGSEGVVNPPNHALGSLHFSKNAESVHQISIKNIWDSLGKLTRQSDTVVKQNKLPNLDRLITERIKHKYRPSRNKPQPERRNPSPVGKRLTKWIFKKVIQ; encoded by the exons ATGTGGGATACAG TGGTATTGGGGGCAGCACCCCCAACTTCGGGTCTTAGAACTGAGGCCGAGTTCAAGCCTCCCCAAGGAATTCGACATTCCAGGAGTTCCGGCAGTGAGGGCGTTGTTAATCCCCCCAACCATGCCCTAGGGTCTCTACACTTCTCTAAGAACGCCGAGAGTGTTCACCAGATCAGCATTAAGAACATATGGGACAGTCTTGGAAAGCTAACCAGACAATCGGACACTGTGGTCAAGCAGAATAAGCTCCCGAATCTGGACAGGCTGATCACAGAGAGGATCAAACATAAGTACAGGCCAAGCAGGAACAAGCCTCAGCCCGAACGGAGGAATCCATCTCCGGTCGGGAAGAGACTGACAAAGTGGATATTCAAAAAG GTGATACAATAA
- the LOC137272437 gene encoding uncharacterized protein isoform X1, whose protein sequence is MWDTDNMLVVIFLCFLHVVVLGAAPPTSGLRTEAEFKPPQGIRHSRSSGSEGVVNPPNHALGSLHFSKNAESVHQISIKNIWDSLGKLTRQSDTVVKQNKLPNLDRLITERIKHKYRPSRNKPQPERRNPSPVGKRLTKWIFKKVIQ, encoded by the exons ATGTGGGATACAG ACAACATGCTGGTAGTGATTTTCCTCTGTTTTCTACATGTAGTGGTATTGGGGGCAGCACCCCCAACTTCGGGTCTTAGAACTGAGGCCGAGTTCAAGCCTCCCCAAGGAATTCGACATTCCAGGAGTTCCGGCAGTGAGGGCGTTGTTAATCCCCCCAACCATGCCCTAGGGTCTCTACACTTCTCTAAGAACGCCGAGAGTGTTCACCAGATCAGCATTAAGAACATATGGGACAGTCTTGGAAAGCTAACCAGACAATCGGACACTGTGGTCAAGCAGAATAAGCTCCCGAATCTGGACAGGCTGATCACAGAGAGGATCAAACATAAGTACAGGCCAAGCAGGAACAAGCCTCAGCCCGAACGGAGGAATCCATCTCCGGTCGGGAAGAGACTGACAAAGTGGATATTCAAAAAG GTGATACAATAA